A part of Deltaproteobacteria bacterium genomic DNA contains:
- a CDS encoding molybdopterin molybdotransferase MoeA, which produces MISVEEALCRILEVIVPLGREKVNILDSLGRVIGEDIYARRNIPPKDNSAMDGYALRWEDTRGASKEKPVILNVVEDIPAGAIPRKSVAAGEASRIMTGAPLPAGANAVVRVEDTQKDGQRVTIFEEAEKGQDIRCAGEDVREGHLVISQGDVIRPAEVGMLAALGRSFLYVYQRPLVAVIATGDELVDIDTVPSPWQIVSSNSYSTAAQIIECGGAPLQIGIAKDTRDDLIGKFREAMRADIIISSGGVSVGDYDLVKDIMKEVGNQMQFWQVAMRPGKPLAFGSMGGIPIFGLPGNPVSSMVSFEQFVRPSILKMTGHKNLFRRTIKATLEEDITKKKGTKHFIRARVEYREGEFAVTTTGEQGSGILKSMVRANGLIVLHENATSVKKGDKVTVQLIDRTFEQTAKPEYL; this is translated from the coding sequence GAGAGAGAAGGTCAACATCCTTGATTCCCTTGGGAGAGTTATTGGTGAGGATATCTATGCACGTCGAAACATTCCGCCAAAAGATAACTCCGCAATGGATGGATACGCCCTCCGCTGGGAGGACACCCGTGGGGCTTCAAAAGAAAAGCCCGTTATTCTCAATGTCGTCGAAGACATACCTGCCGGTGCTATTCCCCGAAAGAGTGTTGCTGCCGGCGAGGCATCCAGAATTATGACCGGCGCTCCCTTACCGGCGGGAGCCAATGCAGTGGTGAGAGTAGAGGACACACAGAAGGACGGGCAGAGAGTTACAATATTTGAGGAGGCTGAAAAGGGACAGGATATCAGGTGCGCGGGAGAAGACGTCAGAGAGGGGCATCTCGTCATTTCTCAGGGGGATGTCATCAGACCGGCAGAGGTCGGTATGCTTGCCGCCCTGGGACGTTCCTTTCTCTATGTATACCAGAGACCGTTGGTTGCTGTTATTGCAACCGGTGATGAACTTGTTGATATCGATACGGTACCTTCGCCGTGGCAGATTGTCAGCAGTAACAGCTATTCAACTGCCGCGCAGATTATTGAATGCGGCGGCGCTCCACTGCAAATCGGAATAGCAAAAGATACAAGGGATGATCTCATCGGAAAATTCAGGGAAGCAATGCGGGCTGATATAATTATTTCCTCGGGTGGTGTTTCTGTGGGAGATTATGATCTCGTAAAGGATATCATGAAGGAAGTAGGAAATCAGATGCAATTCTGGCAGGTTGCCATGAGGCCCGGAAAACCCCTTGCCTTCGGCTCCATGGGTGGCATTCCGATATTTGGTCTTCCCGGAAATCCCGTATCCTCTATGGTTTCCTTTGAACAGTTTGTGCGGCCGTCCATACTCAAAATGACGGGCCACAAGAATCTGTTCAGAAGGACTATTAAAGCAACTCTCGAAGAAGACATCACAAAAAAGAAAGGGACGAAACATTTCATCAGGGCCCGGGTTGAATACAGAGAGGGAGAATTTGCCGTGACAACGACAGGAGAACAGGGGTCCGGCATACTGAAGTCAATGGTCAGGGCAAATGGACTGATCGTTCTGCATGAAAATGCAACCTCGGTCAAAAAAGGTGATAAGGTAACGGTGCAGTTGATAGACCGAACCTTCGAACAGACAGCAAAACCTGAATATCTTTAA
- a CDS encoding type II toxin-antitoxin system RelE/ParE family toxin yields MDRFEIILSTKASKDLDKLNDVLCSRIIKSIKVLGENPFPRGKLIRKIRATHSDYYRLRVDKYRIFYMIESNNVIILRILSKKDAERIIRGLY; encoded by the coding sequence GTGGATAGATTCGAGATAATCCTCTCAACAAAAGCATCGAAAGACCTCGATAAGCTGAACGATGTCCTCTGTAGCCGAATCATTAAATCCATAAAGGTGCTCGGTGAAAATCCATTCCCCCGGGGAAAACTAATCAGAAAGATCAGAGCGACGCATTCTGATTATTATCGGTTACGGGTGGACAAGTATAGGATTTTTTACATGATCGAGAGTAATAACGTCATCATCCTCAGGATATTGAGCAAAAAGGACGCTGAGCGAATCATCCGGGGACTTTACTGA
- a CDS encoding type II toxin-antitoxin system Phd/YefM family antitoxin, whose amino-acid sequence MKFANVRELKNKTSEILRQAEKEAVIITSRGKPRAVLTAVSEDDFEDYLLERTPDLIDILAEAREEYRARGGITMEEYLSKRQKESG is encoded by the coding sequence ATGAAATTTGCAAATGTCAGGGAACTCAAAAATAAGACATCTGAAATCCTCAGACAGGCTGAAAAGGAAGCGGTGATAATTACATCCAGAGGCAAGCCAAGGGCTGTTCTTACCGCAGTTTCGGAAGACGATTTCGAAGACTACCTCCTTGAACGTACTCCCGACCTAATTGATATTCTTGCTGAAGCAAGGGAAGAATATCGCGCCAGGGGCGGTATAACGATGGAGGAATATCTGTCAAAGAGGCAAAAGGAGAGTGGATAG